One stretch of Hevea brasiliensis isolate MT/VB/25A 57/8 chromosome 12, ASM3005281v1, whole genome shotgun sequence DNA includes these proteins:
- the LOC110663687 gene encoding kinesin-like protein KIN-4A isoform X2, whose protein sequence is MEPPHSPSPSPSPATPASAEDCCVKVAVHVRPLIGDERAQGCKDCVTVISGKPQVQIGTHSFTFDHVYGSTGSPASAIFEECIAPLVDGLFQGYNATVLAYGQTGSGKTYTMGTGFKDGCQTGIIPQVMNILFSKIETLKHQTEFQLHVSFIEILKEEVHDLLDPSSLNKSDTANGHTGKVNIPGKPPIQIRETSNGVITLAGSTEVSVSTLKEMAACLEQGSLSRATGSTNMNNQSSRSHAIFTITLEQMRKLNPLFPSDSNTNESMNEEYLCAKLHLVDLAGSERAKRTGSDGLRFKEGVHINRGLLALGNVISALGDEKKRKEGVHVPYRDSKLTRLLQVCHTQDSLGGNSKTVMIACISPADINAEETLNTLKYANRARNIQNKPVVNRDPTSSEMLRMRQQLEYLQAELCARGGGSSSNEVQVLKERIAWLEAANEDLCRELHEYRSRCTAVDQRETDAQDGSTCYVKSDGLKRSLHSIESTDYQMGETLPGDSREIDEEVAKEWEHTLLQNTMDKELHELNRRLEEKESEMKLFGGVDTAVLKQHFGKKIMELEDEKKAVQQERDRLLAEIENLSASSDGQTQKLQDIHAQKLKALEAQILDLKKKQENQVQLLKQKQKSDEAAKRLQDEIQSIKAQKVQLQHRIKQEAEQFRQWKASREKELLQLRKEGRRNEYERHKLQALNQRQKMVLQRKTEEAAMATKRLKELLEARKSSARDNSGIANGNGTNGQSNEKSLQRWLDHELEVMVNVHEVRFEYEKQSQVRAVLAEELAVLRQVDEFASKGLSPPRGKNGFARASSMSPNARMARISSLENMLSMSSNSLVAMASQLSEAEERERAFTNRGRWNQLRSMGDAKNLLQYMFNSLADARCQVWEKEMEISQVWEKEMEIKEMKEQFKELVGLLRQSEVQRKEVEKELKLREQAISIALATSASACNEQGNSYNSLKHFADDMSGPLSPMSVPAQKQLKYTPGIANGSVRQTAAFIDQTRKMVPLGQLSMRKLAVAGQGGKLWRWKRSHHQWLLQFKWKWQKPWRLSEWIRHSDETIIRAKHRPHALPHVA, encoded by the exons ATGGAACCTCCTcattctccttctccttctccttctcctGCTACTCCTGCTTCGGCTGAGGATTGTTGTGTCAAAGTTGCCGTTCATGTCAGGCCGCTCATCGGTGATGAACGGGCTCAAGGTTGTAAGGATTGTGTCACTGTTATCTCGGGAAAGCCTCAG GTACAGATAGGCACACATTCATTTACCTTTGATCATGTCTATGGGAGCACTGGTTCTCCCGCATCTGCTATATTTGAAGAATGTATTGCTCCACTCGTTGATGGCTTATTCCAAGGATATAATGCAACAGTTCTTGCTTATGGTCAG ACTGGATCTGGAAAGACATATACAATGGGCACTGGCTTCAAAGATGGTTGCCAAACAGGAATAATTCCTCAAGTCATGAACATTTTGTTTAGCAAGATTGAAACTTTAAAACATCAGACTGAATTCCAGCTGCATGTTTCTTTTATAGAG ATTCTGAAAGAAGAAGTACATGATTTGCTGGATCCCTCTTCTTTGAACAAGTCAGATACTGCAAATGGGCATACGGGAAAAGTAAACATCCCAGGGAAACCACCAATACAAATTCGTGAAACGTCAAATGGTGTTATAACACTAGCTGGATCTACTGAAGTTAGTGTTAGTACGCTTAAGGAAATGGCTGCTTGCCTAGAACAAGGATCATTGAGCAGGGCAACAGGGAGTACAAACATGAACAATCAATCAAG TCGTTCACATGCAATCTTCACCATCACACTAGAGCAAATGCGTAAACTCAATCCTTTGTTCCCCAGTGATAGCAATACCAATGAGAGTATGAATGAAGAGTATCTGTGTGCCAAGCTGCATTTAGTAGATCTTGCTGGATCAGAGCGAGCTAAAAGAACAGGTTCTGATGGTTTGCGTTTTAAAGAAG GAGTTCACATCAACAGGGGCCTTCTTGCACTTGGTAATGTCATCAGTGCATTAGGTGATGAAAAAAAGCGCAAAGAAGGAGTTCATGTTCCGTATCGGGACAGTAAATTGACTCGGCTTTTGCAAGTATGTCACACTCAA GACTCACTTGGTGGTAACAGTAAAACTGTTATGATAG CTTGCATTAGTCCTGCTGATATTAATGCCGAGGAAACACTTAACACTCTAAAGTACGCAAATCGTGCTCGCAATATCCAAAACAAGCCTGTT GTAAATAGAGATCCCACGTCAAGTGAGATGCTAAGGATGCGCCAACAACTAGAGTATTTGCAGGCTGAACTTTGTGCCCGAGGAGGAGGTTCTTCATCAAATGAAGTTCAG GTTCTCAAGGAAAGAATTGCTTGGCTTGAAGCTGCAAACGAGGATCTTTGCCGAGAACTTCATGAATACCGCAGCAGATGCACTGCAGTAGACCAACGCGAAACAGATGCTCAA GATGGTAGCACCTGTTATGTAAAAAGCGATGGGCTTAAAAGGAGTCTGCATAGTATAGAGTCAACAGATTATCAAATGGGAGAAACCTTGCCTG GTGATTCTAGGGAAATTGATGAAGAGGTAGCAAAAGAGTGGGAGCACACACTTCTGCAGAATACAATGGACAAGGAGTTGCATGAATTGAATAGGCGTTTAGAGGAGAAAGAG TCAGAGATGAAACTTTTTGGAGGGGTTGATACTGCAGTACTCAAGCAACACTTCggaaaaaaaattatggaattgGAGGACGAAAAGAAAGCTGTGCAG CAAGAGAGGGATCGTTTGTTGGCTGAAATTGAAAATCTCTCAGCTAGTTCTGATGGCCAGACACAAAAATTGCAAGATATCCATGCCCAGAAATTGAAAGCACTTGAGGCACAG ATTCTGGATCTTAAGAAAAAGCAAGAGAACCAGGTTCAGCTTTTAAAGCAAAAACAGAAGAGTGATGAAGCAGCAAAGAGATTACAGGATGAAATTCAATCCATAAAGGCACAAAAG GTTCAGTTGCAACATAGGATCAAACAAGAGGCAGAACAATTTCGACAATGGAAAGCCTCTCGGGAAAAGGAACTGCTGCAG TTGCGAAAGGAAGGGAGAAGAAATGAATATGAAAGGCATAAGCTACAAGCTTTAAACCAGCGCCAAAAAATG gttctTCAGAGAAAGACAGAAGAGGCTGCAATGGCCACCAAGCGGCTGAAGGAGCTGCTTGAAGCTCGTAAATCTTCTGCCCGTGACAACTCAG GTATTGCCAATGGAAATGGAACAAATGGACAG AGCAATGAGAAATCCTTGCAACGTTGGCTTGATCATGAGCTAGAAGTCATGGTGAATGTGCATGAAGTTCGTTTTGAATACGAGAAACAAAGCCAAGT ACGAGCTGTACTTGCTGAGGAGCTAGCTGTGTTGAGGCAAGTAGATGAGTTTGCCTCAAAGGGGCTAAGTCCTCCCAGAGGAAAGAATGGGTTTGCTAG GGCTTCTTCCATGTCTCCAAATGCAAGAATGGCCAGAATATCTTCACTTGAGAACATGTTAAGCATGTCTTCTAATTCACTTGTTGCAATGGCTTCACAACTTTCAGAGGCAGAAGAGCGGGAACGTGCATTCACTAACCGCGGACGTTGGAATCAGCTGCGTTCAATGGGAGATGCAAAGAACTTGCTTCAGTACATGTTCAATTCCCTAGCAGATGCAAG GTGTCAGGTATGGGAAAAGGAAATGGAAATCAGTCAGGTATGGGAAAAGGAAATGGAAATCAAGGAAATGAAGGAACAATTTAAAGAACTTGTAGGGCTCTTGCGACAAAGTGAGGTGCAAAGAAAAGAAGTGGAGAAAGAGTTAAAATTGAGAGAGCAAGCTATTTCAATTGCTTTGGCTACATCAGCTTCG GCTTGCAATGAACAGGGGAATTCCTACAATTCACTGAAACATTTTGCTGATGACATGAGTGGTCCTTTGTCTCCAATGTCTGTACCAGCACAGAAACAGCTAAAATATACGCCAGGTATTGCTAATGGTTCAGTCAGACAGACAGCAGCATTCATAGATCAGACAAGAAAG ATGGTGCCACTTGGGCAGTTGTCAATGAGAAAATTAGCAGTTGCAGGACAAGGTGGGAAGCTGTGGAGATGGAAAAGAAGTCATCACCAGTGGCTTTTGCAATTCAAATGGAAGTGGCAGAAGCCATGGAGACTGTCAGAATGGATTAGGCACAGTGATGAAACAATCATAAGAGCAAAGCATCGTCCACATGCTTTGCCACATGTGGCCTAA
- the LOC110663687 gene encoding kinesin-like protein KIN-4A isoform X1 codes for MEPPHSPSPSPSPATPASAEDCCVKVAVHVRPLIGDERAQGCKDCVTVISGKPQVQIGTHSFTFDHVYGSTGSPASAIFEECIAPLVDGLFQGYNATVLAYGQTGSGKTYTMGTGFKDGCQTGIIPQVMNILFSKIETLKHQTEFQLHVSFIEILKEEVHDLLDPSSLNKSDTANGHTGKVNIPGKPPIQIRETSNGVITLAGSTEVSVSTLKEMAACLEQGSLSRATGSTNMNNQSSRSHAIFTITLEQMRKLNPLFPSDSNTNESMNEEYLCAKLHLVDLAGSERAKRTGSDGLRFKEGVHINRGLLALGNVISALGDEKKRKEGVHVPYRDSKLTRLLQVCHTQDSLGGNSKTVMIACISPADINAEETLNTLKYANRARNIQNKPVVNRDPTSSEMLRMRQQLEYLQAELCARGGGSSSNEVQVLKERIAWLEAANEDLCRELHEYRSRCTAVDQRETDAQDGSTCYVKSDGLKRSLHSIESTDYQMGETLPAGDSREIDEEVAKEWEHTLLQNTMDKELHELNRRLEEKESEMKLFGGVDTAVLKQHFGKKIMELEDEKKAVQQERDRLLAEIENLSASSDGQTQKLQDIHAQKLKALEAQILDLKKKQENQVQLLKQKQKSDEAAKRLQDEIQSIKAQKVQLQHRIKQEAEQFRQWKASREKELLQLRKEGRRNEYERHKLQALNQRQKMVLQRKTEEAAMATKRLKELLEARKSSARDNSGIANGNGTNGQSNEKSLQRWLDHELEVMVNVHEVRFEYEKQSQVRAVLAEELAVLRQVDEFASKGLSPPRGKNGFARASSMSPNARMARISSLENMLSMSSNSLVAMASQLSEAEERERAFTNRGRWNQLRSMGDAKNLLQYMFNSLADARCQVWEKEMEISQVWEKEMEIKEMKEQFKELVGLLRQSEVQRKEVEKELKLREQAISIALATSASACNEQGNSYNSLKHFADDMSGPLSPMSVPAQKQLKYTPGIANGSVRQTAAFIDQTRKMVPLGQLSMRKLAVAGQGGKLWRWKRSHHQWLLQFKWKWQKPWRLSEWIRHSDETIIRAKHRPHALPHVA; via the exons ATGGAACCTCCTcattctccttctccttctccttctcctGCTACTCCTGCTTCGGCTGAGGATTGTTGTGTCAAAGTTGCCGTTCATGTCAGGCCGCTCATCGGTGATGAACGGGCTCAAGGTTGTAAGGATTGTGTCACTGTTATCTCGGGAAAGCCTCAG GTACAGATAGGCACACATTCATTTACCTTTGATCATGTCTATGGGAGCACTGGTTCTCCCGCATCTGCTATATTTGAAGAATGTATTGCTCCACTCGTTGATGGCTTATTCCAAGGATATAATGCAACAGTTCTTGCTTATGGTCAG ACTGGATCTGGAAAGACATATACAATGGGCACTGGCTTCAAAGATGGTTGCCAAACAGGAATAATTCCTCAAGTCATGAACATTTTGTTTAGCAAGATTGAAACTTTAAAACATCAGACTGAATTCCAGCTGCATGTTTCTTTTATAGAG ATTCTGAAAGAAGAAGTACATGATTTGCTGGATCCCTCTTCTTTGAACAAGTCAGATACTGCAAATGGGCATACGGGAAAAGTAAACATCCCAGGGAAACCACCAATACAAATTCGTGAAACGTCAAATGGTGTTATAACACTAGCTGGATCTACTGAAGTTAGTGTTAGTACGCTTAAGGAAATGGCTGCTTGCCTAGAACAAGGATCATTGAGCAGGGCAACAGGGAGTACAAACATGAACAATCAATCAAG TCGTTCACATGCAATCTTCACCATCACACTAGAGCAAATGCGTAAACTCAATCCTTTGTTCCCCAGTGATAGCAATACCAATGAGAGTATGAATGAAGAGTATCTGTGTGCCAAGCTGCATTTAGTAGATCTTGCTGGATCAGAGCGAGCTAAAAGAACAGGTTCTGATGGTTTGCGTTTTAAAGAAG GAGTTCACATCAACAGGGGCCTTCTTGCACTTGGTAATGTCATCAGTGCATTAGGTGATGAAAAAAAGCGCAAAGAAGGAGTTCATGTTCCGTATCGGGACAGTAAATTGACTCGGCTTTTGCAAGTATGTCACACTCAA GACTCACTTGGTGGTAACAGTAAAACTGTTATGATAG CTTGCATTAGTCCTGCTGATATTAATGCCGAGGAAACACTTAACACTCTAAAGTACGCAAATCGTGCTCGCAATATCCAAAACAAGCCTGTT GTAAATAGAGATCCCACGTCAAGTGAGATGCTAAGGATGCGCCAACAACTAGAGTATTTGCAGGCTGAACTTTGTGCCCGAGGAGGAGGTTCTTCATCAAATGAAGTTCAG GTTCTCAAGGAAAGAATTGCTTGGCTTGAAGCTGCAAACGAGGATCTTTGCCGAGAACTTCATGAATACCGCAGCAGATGCACTGCAGTAGACCAACGCGAAACAGATGCTCAA GATGGTAGCACCTGTTATGTAAAAAGCGATGGGCTTAAAAGGAGTCTGCATAGTATAGAGTCAACAGATTATCAAATGGGAGAAACCTTGCCTG CAGGTGATTCTAGGGAAATTGATGAAGAGGTAGCAAAAGAGTGGGAGCACACACTTCTGCAGAATACAATGGACAAGGAGTTGCATGAATTGAATAGGCGTTTAGAGGAGAAAGAG TCAGAGATGAAACTTTTTGGAGGGGTTGATACTGCAGTACTCAAGCAACACTTCggaaaaaaaattatggaattgGAGGACGAAAAGAAAGCTGTGCAG CAAGAGAGGGATCGTTTGTTGGCTGAAATTGAAAATCTCTCAGCTAGTTCTGATGGCCAGACACAAAAATTGCAAGATATCCATGCCCAGAAATTGAAAGCACTTGAGGCACAG ATTCTGGATCTTAAGAAAAAGCAAGAGAACCAGGTTCAGCTTTTAAAGCAAAAACAGAAGAGTGATGAAGCAGCAAAGAGATTACAGGATGAAATTCAATCCATAAAGGCACAAAAG GTTCAGTTGCAACATAGGATCAAACAAGAGGCAGAACAATTTCGACAATGGAAAGCCTCTCGGGAAAAGGAACTGCTGCAG TTGCGAAAGGAAGGGAGAAGAAATGAATATGAAAGGCATAAGCTACAAGCTTTAAACCAGCGCCAAAAAATG gttctTCAGAGAAAGACAGAAGAGGCTGCAATGGCCACCAAGCGGCTGAAGGAGCTGCTTGAAGCTCGTAAATCTTCTGCCCGTGACAACTCAG GTATTGCCAATGGAAATGGAACAAATGGACAG AGCAATGAGAAATCCTTGCAACGTTGGCTTGATCATGAGCTAGAAGTCATGGTGAATGTGCATGAAGTTCGTTTTGAATACGAGAAACAAAGCCAAGT ACGAGCTGTACTTGCTGAGGAGCTAGCTGTGTTGAGGCAAGTAGATGAGTTTGCCTCAAAGGGGCTAAGTCCTCCCAGAGGAAAGAATGGGTTTGCTAG GGCTTCTTCCATGTCTCCAAATGCAAGAATGGCCAGAATATCTTCACTTGAGAACATGTTAAGCATGTCTTCTAATTCACTTGTTGCAATGGCTTCACAACTTTCAGAGGCAGAAGAGCGGGAACGTGCATTCACTAACCGCGGACGTTGGAATCAGCTGCGTTCAATGGGAGATGCAAAGAACTTGCTTCAGTACATGTTCAATTCCCTAGCAGATGCAAG GTGTCAGGTATGGGAAAAGGAAATGGAAATCAGTCAGGTATGGGAAAAGGAAATGGAAATCAAGGAAATGAAGGAACAATTTAAAGAACTTGTAGGGCTCTTGCGACAAAGTGAGGTGCAAAGAAAAGAAGTGGAGAAAGAGTTAAAATTGAGAGAGCAAGCTATTTCAATTGCTTTGGCTACATCAGCTTCG GCTTGCAATGAACAGGGGAATTCCTACAATTCACTGAAACATTTTGCTGATGACATGAGTGGTCCTTTGTCTCCAATGTCTGTACCAGCACAGAAACAGCTAAAATATACGCCAGGTATTGCTAATGGTTCAGTCAGACAGACAGCAGCATTCATAGATCAGACAAGAAAG ATGGTGCCACTTGGGCAGTTGTCAATGAGAAAATTAGCAGTTGCAGGACAAGGTGGGAAGCTGTGGAGATGGAAAAGAAGTCATCACCAGTGGCTTTTGCAATTCAAATGGAAGTGGCAGAAGCCATGGAGACTGTCAGAATGGATTAGGCACAGTGATGAAACAATCATAAGAGCAAAGCATCGTCCACATGCTTTGCCACATGTGGCCTAA
- the LOC110663687 gene encoding kinesin-like protein KIN-4A isoform X3, with product MEPPHSPSPSPSPATPASAEDCCVKVAVHVRPLIGDERAQGCKDCVTVISGKPQVQIGTHSFTFDHVYGSTGSPASAIFEECIAPLVDGLFQGYNATVLAYGQTGSGKTYTMGTGFKDGCQTGIIPQVMNILFSKIETLKHQTEFQLHVSFIEILKEEVHDLLDPSSLNKSDTANGHTGKVNIPGKPPIQIRETSNGVITLAGSTEVSVSTLKEMAACLEQGSLSRATGSTNMNNQSSRSHAIFTITLEQMRKLNPLFPSDSNTNESMNEEYLCAKLHLVDLAGSERAKRTGSDGLRFKEGVHINRGLLALGNVISALGDEKKRKEGVHVPYRDSKLTRLLQDSLGGNSKTVMIACISPADINAEETLNTLKYANRARNIQNKPVVNRDPTSSEMLRMRQQLEYLQAELCARGGGSSSNEVQVLKERIAWLEAANEDLCRELHEYRSRCTAVDQRETDAQDGSTCYVKSDGLKRSLHSIESTDYQMGETLPAGDSREIDEEVAKEWEHTLLQNTMDKELHELNRRLEEKESEMKLFGGVDTAVLKQHFGKKIMELEDEKKAVQQERDRLLAEIENLSASSDGQTQKLQDIHAQKLKALEAQILDLKKKQENQVQLLKQKQKSDEAAKRLQDEIQSIKAQKVQLQHRIKQEAEQFRQWKASREKELLQLRKEGRRNEYERHKLQALNQRQKMVLQRKTEEAAMATKRLKELLEARKSSARDNSGIANGNGTNGQSNEKSLQRWLDHELEVMVNVHEVRFEYEKQSQVRAVLAEELAVLRQVDEFASKGLSPPRGKNGFARASSMSPNARMARISSLENMLSMSSNSLVAMASQLSEAEERERAFTNRGRWNQLRSMGDAKNLLQYMFNSLADARCQVWEKEMEISQVWEKEMEIKEMKEQFKELVGLLRQSEVQRKEVEKELKLREQAISIALATSASACNEQGNSYNSLKHFADDMSGPLSPMSVPAQKQLKYTPGIANGSVRQTAAFIDQTRKMVPLGQLSMRKLAVAGQGGKLWRWKRSHHQWLLQFKWKWQKPWRLSEWIRHSDETIIRAKHRPHALPHVA from the exons ATGGAACCTCCTcattctccttctccttctccttctcctGCTACTCCTGCTTCGGCTGAGGATTGTTGTGTCAAAGTTGCCGTTCATGTCAGGCCGCTCATCGGTGATGAACGGGCTCAAGGTTGTAAGGATTGTGTCACTGTTATCTCGGGAAAGCCTCAG GTACAGATAGGCACACATTCATTTACCTTTGATCATGTCTATGGGAGCACTGGTTCTCCCGCATCTGCTATATTTGAAGAATGTATTGCTCCACTCGTTGATGGCTTATTCCAAGGATATAATGCAACAGTTCTTGCTTATGGTCAG ACTGGATCTGGAAAGACATATACAATGGGCACTGGCTTCAAAGATGGTTGCCAAACAGGAATAATTCCTCAAGTCATGAACATTTTGTTTAGCAAGATTGAAACTTTAAAACATCAGACTGAATTCCAGCTGCATGTTTCTTTTATAGAG ATTCTGAAAGAAGAAGTACATGATTTGCTGGATCCCTCTTCTTTGAACAAGTCAGATACTGCAAATGGGCATACGGGAAAAGTAAACATCCCAGGGAAACCACCAATACAAATTCGTGAAACGTCAAATGGTGTTATAACACTAGCTGGATCTACTGAAGTTAGTGTTAGTACGCTTAAGGAAATGGCTGCTTGCCTAGAACAAGGATCATTGAGCAGGGCAACAGGGAGTACAAACATGAACAATCAATCAAG TCGTTCACATGCAATCTTCACCATCACACTAGAGCAAATGCGTAAACTCAATCCTTTGTTCCCCAGTGATAGCAATACCAATGAGAGTATGAATGAAGAGTATCTGTGTGCCAAGCTGCATTTAGTAGATCTTGCTGGATCAGAGCGAGCTAAAAGAACAGGTTCTGATGGTTTGCGTTTTAAAGAAG GAGTTCACATCAACAGGGGCCTTCTTGCACTTGGTAATGTCATCAGTGCATTAGGTGATGAAAAAAAGCGCAAAGAAGGAGTTCATGTTCCGTATCGGGACAGTAAATTGACTCGGCTTTTGCAA GACTCACTTGGTGGTAACAGTAAAACTGTTATGATAG CTTGCATTAGTCCTGCTGATATTAATGCCGAGGAAACACTTAACACTCTAAAGTACGCAAATCGTGCTCGCAATATCCAAAACAAGCCTGTT GTAAATAGAGATCCCACGTCAAGTGAGATGCTAAGGATGCGCCAACAACTAGAGTATTTGCAGGCTGAACTTTGTGCCCGAGGAGGAGGTTCTTCATCAAATGAAGTTCAG GTTCTCAAGGAAAGAATTGCTTGGCTTGAAGCTGCAAACGAGGATCTTTGCCGAGAACTTCATGAATACCGCAGCAGATGCACTGCAGTAGACCAACGCGAAACAGATGCTCAA GATGGTAGCACCTGTTATGTAAAAAGCGATGGGCTTAAAAGGAGTCTGCATAGTATAGAGTCAACAGATTATCAAATGGGAGAAACCTTGCCTG CAGGTGATTCTAGGGAAATTGATGAAGAGGTAGCAAAAGAGTGGGAGCACACACTTCTGCAGAATACAATGGACAAGGAGTTGCATGAATTGAATAGGCGTTTAGAGGAGAAAGAG TCAGAGATGAAACTTTTTGGAGGGGTTGATACTGCAGTACTCAAGCAACACTTCggaaaaaaaattatggaattgGAGGACGAAAAGAAAGCTGTGCAG CAAGAGAGGGATCGTTTGTTGGCTGAAATTGAAAATCTCTCAGCTAGTTCTGATGGCCAGACACAAAAATTGCAAGATATCCATGCCCAGAAATTGAAAGCACTTGAGGCACAG ATTCTGGATCTTAAGAAAAAGCAAGAGAACCAGGTTCAGCTTTTAAAGCAAAAACAGAAGAGTGATGAAGCAGCAAAGAGATTACAGGATGAAATTCAATCCATAAAGGCACAAAAG GTTCAGTTGCAACATAGGATCAAACAAGAGGCAGAACAATTTCGACAATGGAAAGCCTCTCGGGAAAAGGAACTGCTGCAG TTGCGAAAGGAAGGGAGAAGAAATGAATATGAAAGGCATAAGCTACAAGCTTTAAACCAGCGCCAAAAAATG gttctTCAGAGAAAGACAGAAGAGGCTGCAATGGCCACCAAGCGGCTGAAGGAGCTGCTTGAAGCTCGTAAATCTTCTGCCCGTGACAACTCAG GTATTGCCAATGGAAATGGAACAAATGGACAG AGCAATGAGAAATCCTTGCAACGTTGGCTTGATCATGAGCTAGAAGTCATGGTGAATGTGCATGAAGTTCGTTTTGAATACGAGAAACAAAGCCAAGT ACGAGCTGTACTTGCTGAGGAGCTAGCTGTGTTGAGGCAAGTAGATGAGTTTGCCTCAAAGGGGCTAAGTCCTCCCAGAGGAAAGAATGGGTTTGCTAG GGCTTCTTCCATGTCTCCAAATGCAAGAATGGCCAGAATATCTTCACTTGAGAACATGTTAAGCATGTCTTCTAATTCACTTGTTGCAATGGCTTCACAACTTTCAGAGGCAGAAGAGCGGGAACGTGCATTCACTAACCGCGGACGTTGGAATCAGCTGCGTTCAATGGGAGATGCAAAGAACTTGCTTCAGTACATGTTCAATTCCCTAGCAGATGCAAG GTGTCAGGTATGGGAAAAGGAAATGGAAATCAGTCAGGTATGGGAAAAGGAAATGGAAATCAAGGAAATGAAGGAACAATTTAAAGAACTTGTAGGGCTCTTGCGACAAAGTGAGGTGCAAAGAAAAGAAGTGGAGAAAGAGTTAAAATTGAGAGAGCAAGCTATTTCAATTGCTTTGGCTACATCAGCTTCG GCTTGCAATGAACAGGGGAATTCCTACAATTCACTGAAACATTTTGCTGATGACATGAGTGGTCCTTTGTCTCCAATGTCTGTACCAGCACAGAAACAGCTAAAATATACGCCAGGTATTGCTAATGGTTCAGTCAGACAGACAGCAGCATTCATAGATCAGACAAGAAAG ATGGTGCCACTTGGGCAGTTGTCAATGAGAAAATTAGCAGTTGCAGGACAAGGTGGGAAGCTGTGGAGATGGAAAAGAAGTCATCACCAGTGGCTTTTGCAATTCAAATGGAAGTGGCAGAAGCCATGGAGACTGTCAGAATGGATTAGGCACAGTGATGAAACAATCATAAGAGCAAAGCATCGTCCACATGCTTTGCCACATGTGGCCTAA